One genomic region from Leptolyngbya sp. FACHB-261 encodes:
- a CDS encoding cysteine hydrolase: protein MNINKNDTAVVVIDPQNDVLSETGVSWDLVGESVKDNKTVENIERVFKAAKQNGFEVFISPHYYYPTDYTWKFAGNLEQMMLEVKEFVRSGPLSLDGFLGSGADWLDRYKPFIEDGKTVVVSPHKAYGPQNNDLVLQLRKRNISKVILLGMLANLCVEAHLRDLIEQGFEVLVVKDATAAPHHPELGDGYKAALINFGYIANAVLSTDDVVIAMS, encoded by the coding sequence ATGAACATCAATAAAAATGACACCGCAGTAGTCGTCATCGACCCACAAAATGATGTCTTAAGTGAAACCGGGGTCTCCTGGGACTTGGTAGGTGAAAGCGTCAAGGACAATAAAACTGTCGAGAACATCGAGCGAGTCTTCAAAGCCGCGAAGCAGAATGGTTTTGAGGTTTTCATCTCTCCTCACTATTACTACCCCACTGACTACACTTGGAAATTTGCTGGAAACCTAGAGCAGATGATGCTTGAGGTCAAGGAATTTGTTCGCAGTGGGCCGTTAAGTCTTGACGGTTTTTTGGGGTCAGGTGCTGACTGGCTCGATCGCTACAAGCCCTTTATTGAGGATGGCAAGACGGTCGTAGTTAGTCCTCATAAAGCCTATGGACCCCAGAACAATGACCTCGTTTTGCAACTGCGTAAGCGCAACATCAGTAAAGTCATTCTGCTTGGGATGTTGGCGAATCTCTGTGTTGAAGCTCACCTGCGCGATTTAATCGAGCAAGGATTTGAGGTGCTCGTTGTCAAGGATGCAACCGCTGCCCCGCACCATCCGGAGTTAGGCGATGGCTACAAGGCAGCACTGATTAACTTTGGGTATATCGCCAATGCAGTTCTGTCTACAGACGACGTTGTAATAGCAATGTCATAA